A window of the candidate division KSB1 bacterium genome harbors these coding sequences:
- a CDS encoding sulfite exporter TauE/SafE family protein yields MSQDLVKEVLYYEHVSPLFALAVLGVAFLLGALHALGPGHGKSLMAAYLVSSQGRIPDAVLLALVLTASHVLVVVVVALLALWVTDFFWPERAARWFSLGSGVAVSGIGLWLLFARIRAVFKRRQTSLSSRGTGQEQASWHGGDVHERHFHHHEHEYHHAQGVSVGPRTWWGAISLGFSGGLVPCPKALVILLLAISMHKVPLGLALVASFSLGMAVVMVVLGVVVVRGARLAQGRLPAWGTTAVAVAGAVVIVALGVLVAMRSLVAS; encoded by the coding sequence GTGAGCCAAGACCTGGTCAAAGAGGTGCTTTACTATGAGCACGTGAGCCCCCTGTTTGCGCTGGCGGTTCTTGGCGTTGCTTTCCTGCTGGGAGCTCTGCACGCCCTCGGCCCAGGGCATGGCAAGTCGCTGATGGCTGCCTATCTGGTCAGCTCTCAGGGACGGATTCCCGATGCGGTGCTGCTTGCTCTTGTTCTGACAGCTTCCCACGTCTTGGTGGTAGTGGTCGTTGCGCTGCTGGCTCTCTGGGTCACTGACTTTTTTTGGCCAGAAAGAGCTGCAAGATGGTTTTCTTTGGGCTCCGGTGTGGCCGTCTCTGGTATCGGGCTTTGGTTGCTCTTCGCGAGGATCAGGGCTGTGTTCAAGAGGCGGCAGACCTCGCTTTCATCGCGGGGAACGGGCCAGGAGCAAGCGTCCTGGCACGGTGGTGATGTTCATGAGAGACATTTTCATCACCACGAACACGAATACCACCACGCACAAGGCGTGTCTGTGGGGCCGCGAACGTGGTGGGGCGCGATCTCCTTAGGTTTCTCCGGTGGGCTCGTGCCGTGCCCAAAGGCTCTGGTGATCTTGCTCCTGGCCATATCGATGCACAAGGTCCCCCTTGGGTTGGCCCTTGTGGCCAGCTTTAGCCTGGGGATGGCAGTGGTGATGGTGGTGTTAGGCGTTGTCGTGGTGAGGGGGGCGCGCCTGGCCCAAGGCCGCCTGCCCGCCTGGGGCACCACTGCCGTGGCGGTGGCGGGTGCCGTGGTGATTGTTGCCCTTGGTGTGCTGGTGGCCATGCGCTCACTGGTCGCGAGCTGA